In Blastocatellia bacterium, the genomic window AGCGACGAACGTCCGCGAGCAGCCACTCGTAGGCCTCATCTCACGATCTGCCCACCAAGATGAAGGGGGCCCAATAGAAGGGGTGCACGAATCCTTCCTCTTGCAGCAGCTCCAAGCGCGCGCGTCGCAAGGCTTCGGCTTTCGATTGGCCCGCTTTCAAATGCCGATACAACCGCACCATCAATTCCGCCGTCGAGACATCGGCCACCTTCCATAAGCTCACCAGGACGGCCCGCGCTCCTGCATACAAAAAGGCGCGGGTCAATCCGACGAGCCCTTCGCCCTGCACTTGCTTGCCCAATCCCGTCTCACAAGCCGAGAGCACCACCAGCTCCGCATTCAGCTTCAGGTTGAAGATCTCGTACACCTGCAGCAATCCATCCTCCCGCGCATCCCGAAGGGCCAAAGGCAAGGTCAGCACAAGCCCCGAATACTGCGGCGCATTCTCATTGAGCAGCCCATGCGTCGCGAAATGAATGAACCGAAACTCGTCCAACTTCTCGCCCTTCACGTTCTCCTCTCGCGCTTGCGCGCCCACGTAGACCACCGCTTCCGCTCGCGGATAGAGTCGCGCGATCTCTTGCGCTTCCCGACGACTGTGGGGCAACGGCGAGAGGCTCCTCACCTCTCCGAACGCGCTGCCGAAAGCCCGACCAACTGCGCTCTCCGCCTCCACCTTTCGATAGACGGGATCGGCGTAGGCGAGCAACGTCTTCTGCACGGGCTTCATCGGCTCGCGCGCCAGACTGGCCCACACGCTCGCCGACGGCGCATAGCTCACGGCATACGTCTTCAGCAGGTACGGCAAGCGGCGCGGATCCTCCGTCGTCAGCTCCCCCT contains:
- a CDS encoding CHAT domain-containing protein gives rise to the protein LDERTALLEYVLGREGAVLFVVTRDGFQAIRLGAVAEIRELVEKLRAAIAQGPLRAAYVNYVANARLLYQALVQPAEKWLAGKQELIIVPDGILYYLPFEVLLAKGELTTEDPRRLPYLLKTYAVSYAPSASVWASLAREPMKPVQKTLLAYADPVYRKVEAESAVGRAFGSAFGEVRSLSPLPHSRREAQEIARLYPRAEAVVYVGAQAREENVKGEKLDEFRFIHFATHGLLNENAPQYSGLVLTLPLALRDAREDGLLQVYEIFNLKLNAELVVLSACETGLGKQVQGEGLVGLTRAFLYAGARAVLVSLWKVADVSTAELMVRLYRHLKAGQSKAEALRRARLELLQEEGFVHPFYWAPFILVGRS